A genomic segment from Triticum dicoccoides isolate Atlit2015 ecotype Zavitan chromosome 1A, WEW_v2.0, whole genome shotgun sequence encodes:
- the LOC119361521 gene encoding E3 UFM1-protein ligase 1 homolog isoform X2 — protein MDAELLELQRQLEAAQSARSSVRLSERNVVELVQKLQERGLIDFELLHTVSGKEYITSDHLKHEIKVEIKKRGRASLVDLSDTLGVDLYHIERQAQKVVTEDPALMLINAEIMSQSYWDTVTEEINEKLQERSQIALAEIAAQLHIGSELVLNILEPRLGTIVHGRLEGGQLYTPAYVSRITAMVRGATRGLTVPTNLPSVWNSLQQQLQEMHGANGVSVEGSFFQSIFVALLKEGAVLGSVRAGVHWTPAVFAHAQKESVDAFFSQNSYIGYEVLQKLAIPQPKQYLEARYPDGIALEAVFVHPSVVDMLDAAVGDAIENGQWIDSLSILPSYISGPDATKILSLCPSFQKAAKSSKAVLFGESCVFSNVFIKGIFDQLEKEIDSFGIKHSAGQGTPVNMNSSSEHRAGSVQYSDTKDFGDNDVSSTGASSDRGPKKKRGKATGSAKGGAVEKDDDEEIIPVKGKKAHRKNKDTGSSGDAKRGGKKAPEKPKEENTNIFPDELIEQKVLAVAPELEELGGSDDLNGPIKLLSSHLRPMLIDAWKKKRNTMLSENAERRRSVLDNLQKQLDEAVLDMQLYEKALDVFEDDPATSGVLHKHLLRTMGTPIVDKILSSLDRDNKLKNGMEYEDSEEQHAQLSTTDRTFLAKDLPGQLSSKAQALVEALEGKRFDSFMDALRDTAEESGLLFKKLDKRLERSMLHSYRKDLIAQVSSETDPVSFLPKVVALLFLQAHNKGLQAPGRAVGAVITLLKDKLPASTFKVLTEYHATTVKVLALQAAATGDEDDCTSDRMLEKKEDLEERLMPELKSLALGTSKEQ, from the exons ATGGACGCGGAGCTCCTGGAGCTGCAGCGGCAGCTGGAGGCGGCGCAGAGCGCGCGGTCGAGCGTGCGGCTGTCGGAGCGCAACGTGGTGGAGCTCGTGCAGAAGCTGCAGGAGCGCGGCCTCATCGACTTCGAGCTCCTCCACACCGTCTCCGGCAAGGAGTACATCACATCC GACCATTTGAAGCATGAGATTAAGGTGGAGATCAAGAAGCGAGGGCGTGCATCACTAGTCGATTTATCAGATACCCTGGGGGTGGATCTTTACCATATTGAGAGGCAGGCACAAAAGGTCGTCACGGAGGATCCGGCCCTGATGTTGATCAACGCGGAGATCATGTCACAGTCTTACTGGGACACTGTGACAGAAGAGATAAATGAGAAGTTGCAAGAGCGCAGCCAGATTGCCTTGGCTGAGATTGCTGCACAGTTACACATTGGCTCAGAGCTGGTCCTCAATATTCTCGAGCCTCGGCTTGGAACTATT GTGCATGGAAGGCTAGAAGGTGGCCAGCTATACACTCCAGCATACGTCTCCCGAATTACTGCCATGGTCCGTGGTGCGACAAGGGGTTTAACAGTTCCAACAAACTTGCCATCTGTCTGGAACTCCTTGCAGCAACAGCTCCAAGAAATGCACGGTGCTAATGGAGTTTCAGTGGAAGGTTCATTCTTCcagtccatttttgttgccttgctAAAAGAAGGTGCTGTACTTGGGTCTGTCCGTGCCGGAGTACATTGGACACCAGCT GTATTTGCTCATGCTCAAAAGGAAAGCGTTGATGCATTTTTTTCACAG AACTCTTATATTGGGTACGAAGTACTTCAGAAACTCGCAATTCCCCAGCCTAAACAGTACTTAGAG GCCAGATATCCAGATGGCATTGcactggaggctgtttttgtacatCCTTCTGTTGTCGATATGCTAGATGCTGCTGTGGGTGACGCAATCGAGAATGGACAATG GATTGATTCTCTTTCGATCCTTCCATCATATATCAGTGGCCCTGATGCAACCAAGATATTGTCTCTTTGTCCATCTTTTCAGAAGGCAGCCAAG TCTTCAAAAGCAGTGCTATTTGGAGAATCATGTGTCTTCAGCAATGTGTTCATTAAG GGTATTTTTGATCAACTTGAGAAAGAGATCGACTCCTTTGGTATTAAACATAGTGCTGGTCAAGGAACGCCCGTGAATATGAATTCAAGTAGCGAGCATAGGGCAGGATCTGTCCAGTACTCAGACACAAAAGACTTTGGTGATAACGACGTCAGCAGTACAGGTGCTTCATCAGACAGAGGACCAAAGAAGAAACGTGGAAAAGCTACGGGGTCTGCCAAAGGCGGAGCAGTTGAGAAGGATGATGATGAAGAAATCATCCCTGTAAAGGGCAAGAAAGCTCATAGGAAAAACAAGGACACTGGTTCTTCAGGTGATGCGAAGCGTGGTGGTAAAAAGGCACCAGAGAAACCAAAAGAGGAGAACACAAATATCTTCCCCGATGAGTTGATAGAGCAAAAGGTTTTGGCTGTTGCTCCAGAGTTAGAAGAGTTGGGAG GTTCAGACGACTTAAATGGCCCAATTAAATTATTGTCCTCTCACCTGAGGCCAATGCTTATTGATGCATGGAAGAAGAAAAGGAACACCATGCTGTCAGAAAACGCTGAAAGGAGGCGAAGTGTACTTGATAATCTGCAAAAGCAGCTAGATGAG GCTGTCCTTGATATGCAACTCTATGAAAAAGCTCTAGATGTGTTTGAGGATGATCCTGCTACCTCT GGCGTATTACACAAGCATCTGCTAAGAACTATGGGTACTCCAATAGTCGACAAGATTTTATCTAGTCTG GATAGGGACAACAAATTGAAGAATGGAATGGAGTATGAAGACAGTGAAGAACAGCATGCTCAGCTGAGCACTACTGACCGCACTTTTCTG GCAAAGGATCTTCCTGGGCAATTGTCATCGAAGGCTCAAGCTTTAGTTGAAGCACTGGAGGGAAAG CGGTTTGACTCATTTATGGACGCCTTAAGAGATACAGCAGAGGAAAG TGGCTTGTTATTTAAGAAGCTTGATAAAAGACTTGAGCGATCAATGCTGCATTCCTACCGCAAG GATTTGATAGCACAAGTTTCTTCAGAGACTGATCCAGTTTCCTTCCTCCCAAAAGTCGTTGCTCTACTTTTTCTCCAG GCACACAACAAGGGTCTTCAGGCACCTGGAAGAGCTGTTGGTGCTGTCATCACACTACTGAAG GACAAGCTACCAGCTTCAACCTTCAAGGTTTTAACTGAATATCACGCCACTACCGTGAAAGTTCTCGCACTACAAGCTGCTGCCACGGGTGAT GAAGACGATTGCACATCGGACCGAATGCTGGAGAAGAAGGAAGACCTAGAAGAGAGGCTGATGCCAGAACTGAAATCCCTGGCCCTCGGCACGAGCAAAGAGCAGTGA
- the LOC119361521 gene encoding E3 UFM1-protein ligase 1 homolog isoform X1 has product MDAELLELQRQLEAAQSARSSVRLSERNVVELVQKLQERGLIDFELLHTVSGKEYITSDHLKHEIKVEIKKRGRASLVDLSDTLGVDLYHIERQAQKVVTEDPALMLINAEIMSQSYWDTVTEEINEKLQERSQIALAEIAAQLHIGSELVLNILEPRLGTIVHGRLEGGQLYTPAYVSRITAMVRGATRGLTVPTNLPSVWNSLQQQLQEMHGANGVSVEGSFFQSIFVALLKEGAVLGSVRAGVHWTPAVFAHAQKESVDAFFSQNSYIGYEVLQKLAIPQPKQYLEARYPDGIALEAVFVHPSVVDMLDAAVGDAIENGQWIDSLSILPSYISGPDATKILSLCPSFQKAAKSSKAVLFGESCVFSNVFIKGIFDQLEKEIDSFGIKHSAGQGTPVNMNSSSEHRAGSVQYSDTKDFGDNDVSSTGASSDRGPKKKRGKATGSAKGGAVEKDDDEEIIPVKGKKAHRKNKDTGSSGDAKRGGKKAPEKPKEENTNIFPDELIEQKVLAVAPELEELGGSDDLNGPIKLLSSHLRPMLIDAWKKKRNTMLSENAERRRSVLDNLQKQLDEAVLDMQLYEKALDVFEDDPATSGVLHKHLLRTMGTPIVDKILSSLDRDNKLKNGMEYEDSEEQHAQLSTTDRTFLAKDLPGQLSSKAQALVEALEGKRFDSFMDALRDTAEESGLLFKKLDKRLERSMLHSYRKDLIAQVSSETDPVSFLPKVVALLFLQAHNKGLQAPGRAVGAVITLLKDKLPASTFKVLTEYHATTVKVLALQAAATGDEDDCASDRMLEKKEDLEERLMPELKSLALGTSKEQ; this is encoded by the exons ATGGACGCGGAGCTCCTGGAGCTGCAGCGGCAGCTGGAGGCGGCGCAGAGCGCGCGGTCGAGCGTGCGGCTGTCGGAGCGCAACGTGGTGGAGCTCGTGCAGAAGCTGCAGGAGCGCGGCCTCATCGACTTCGAGCTCCTCCACACCGTCTCCGGCAAGGAGTACATCACATCC GACCATTTGAAGCATGAGATTAAGGTGGAGATCAAGAAGCGAGGGCGTGCATCACTAGTCGATTTATCAGATACCCTGGGGGTGGATCTTTACCATATTGAGAGGCAGGCACAAAAGGTCGTCACGGAGGATCCGGCCCTGATGTTGATCAACGCGGAGATCATGTCACAGTCTTACTGGGACACTGTGACAGAAGAGATAAATGAGAAGTTGCAAGAGCGCAGCCAGATTGCCTTGGCTGAGATTGCTGCACAGTTACACATTGGCTCAGAGCTGGTCCTCAATATTCTCGAGCCTCGGCTTGGAACTATT GTGCATGGAAGGCTAGAAGGTGGCCAGCTATACACTCCAGCATACGTCTCCCGAATTACTGCCATGGTCCGTGGTGCGACAAGGGGTTTAACAGTTCCAACAAACTTGCCATCTGTCTGGAACTCCTTGCAGCAACAGCTCCAAGAAATGCACGGTGCTAATGGAGTTTCAGTGGAAGGTTCATTCTTCcagtccatttttgttgccttgctAAAAGAAGGTGCTGTACTTGGGTCTGTCCGTGCCGGAGTACATTGGACACCAGCT GTATTTGCTCATGCTCAAAAGGAAAGCGTTGATGCATTTTTTTCACAG AACTCTTATATTGGGTACGAAGTACTTCAGAAACTCGCAATTCCCCAGCCTAAACAGTACTTAGAG GCCAGATATCCAGATGGCATTGcactggaggctgtttttgtacatCCTTCTGTTGTCGATATGCTAGATGCTGCTGTGGGTGACGCAATCGAGAATGGACAATG GATTGATTCTCTTTCGATCCTTCCATCATATATCAGTGGCCCTGATGCAACCAAGATATTGTCTCTTTGTCCATCTTTTCAGAAGGCAGCCAAG TCTTCAAAAGCAGTGCTATTTGGAGAATCATGTGTCTTCAGCAATGTGTTCATTAAG GGTATTTTTGATCAACTTGAGAAAGAGATCGACTCCTTTGGTATTAAACATAGTGCTGGTCAAGGAACGCCCGTGAATATGAATTCAAGTAGCGAGCATAGGGCAGGATCTGTCCAGTACTCAGACACAAAAGACTTTGGTGATAACGACGTCAGCAGTACAGGTGCTTCATCAGACAGAGGACCAAAGAAGAAACGTGGAAAAGCTACGGGGTCTGCCAAAGGCGGAGCAGTTGAGAAGGATGATGATGAAGAAATCATCCCTGTAAAGGGCAAGAAAGCTCATAGGAAAAACAAGGACACTGGTTCTTCAGGTGATGCGAAGCGTGGTGGTAAAAAGGCACCAGAGAAACCAAAAGAGGAGAACACAAATATCTTCCCCGATGAGTTGATAGAGCAAAAGGTTTTGGCTGTTGCTCCAGAGTTAGAAGAGTTGGGAG GTTCAGACGACTTAAATGGCCCAATTAAATTATTGTCCTCTCACCTGAGGCCAATGCTTATTGATGCATGGAAGAAGAAAAGGAACACCATGCTGTCAGAAAACGCTGAAAGGAGGCGAAGTGTACTTGATAATCTGCAAAAGCAGCTAGATGAG GCTGTCCTTGATATGCAACTCTATGAAAAAGCTCTAGATGTGTTTGAGGATGATCCTGCTACCTCT GGCGTATTACACAAGCATCTGCTAAGAACTATGGGTACTCCAATAGTCGACAAGATTTTATCTAGTCTG GATAGGGACAACAAATTGAAGAATGGAATGGAGTATGAAGACAGTGAAGAACAGCATGCTCAGCTGAGCACTACTGACCGCACTTTTCTG GCAAAGGATCTTCCTGGGCAATTGTCATCGAAGGCTCAAGCTTTAGTTGAAGCACTGGAGGGAAAG CGGTTTGACTCATTTATGGACGCCTTAAGAGATACAGCAGAGGAAAG TGGCTTGTTATTTAAGAAGCTTGATAAAAGACTTGAGCGATCAATGCTGCATTCCTACCGCAAG GATTTGATAGCACAAGTTTCTTCAGAGACTGATCCAGTTTCCTTCCTCCCAAAAGTCGTTGCTCTACTTTTTCTCCAG GCACACAACAAGGGTCTTCAGGCACCTGGAAGAGCTGTTGGTGCTGTCATCACACTACTGAAG GACAAGCTACCAGCTTCAACCTTCAAGGTTTTAACTGAATATCACGCCACTACCGTGAAAGTTCTCGCACTACAAGCTGCTGCCACGGGTGAT GAAGATGATTGCGCATCAGACCGAATGCTGGAGAAGAAGGAAGACCTAGAAGAGAGGCTGATGCCAGAACTGAAATCCCTGGCCCTCGGCACGAGCAAAGAGCAGTGA